In Pseudomonadota bacterium, a genomic segment contains:
- a CDS encoding SDR family oxidoreductase, with amino-acid sequence MRFRDKVVVITGASRGIGRATALAFAAEGARLLLACRSNHKAMGQVRQSLGDTDHAVVTGDIGDEKTCQTIASTVKERWGRADVLVNNAGAILSRGEVSPKDFMDGMSTNLLGTILMTQQMLPLMKGRPGASIVNVTSTFGIMGAAAVSVYTAAKAGVINYTKSMAVELAPHIRVNALAPGIVNTDMTGSAGPELIAHFVDRTPMKRLGQPEEMAKAILFMASDDASFMTGHTLIADGGHILVN; translated from the coding sequence ATGCGCTTTCGGGACAAGGTGGTCGTCATCACGGGCGCAAGCCGCGGAATCGGGCGTGCCACTGCCCTGGCTTTTGCGGCTGAAGGAGCCCGCCTGCTTCTGGCCTGTCGCAGCAACCACAAGGCCATGGGCCAGGTCCGGCAATCCCTGGGGGATACAGACCATGCCGTTGTCACCGGCGACATCGGGGATGAAAAGACCTGTCAGACAATAGCGTCCACAGTAAAAGAACGCTGGGGAAGGGCGGATGTTCTGGTGAACAACGCCGGAGCCATCCTTAGCCGCGGCGAAGTTTCCCCGAAGGACTTCATGGACGGTATGTCAACCAATCTTCTGGGCACGATCCTGATGACCCAGCAGATGCTTCCCCTGATGAAAGGCCGGCCAGGGGCCAGCATCGTGAACGTCACCTCCACTTTCGGGATCATGGGGGCTGCGGCTGTTTCAGTCTATACAGCAGCCAAGGCCGGCGTGATCAACTATACGAAATCCATGGCGGTGGAGCTCGCCCCGCACATCCGTGTCAATGCGCTGGCGCCGGGGATCGTCAACACGGACATGACCGGCAGCGCCGGGCCGGAACTGATCGCCCATTTTGTTGACAGGACGCCCATGAAACGGCTGGGCCAGCCGGAGGAAATGGCAAAGGCTATCCTGTTCATGGCCAGTGACGACGCCAGTTTCATGACCGGCCATACCCTCATCGCCGATGGTGGGCACATTCTGGTGAACTAG
- the miaA gene encoding tRNA (adenosine(37)-N6)-dimethylallyltransferase MiaA, translated as MKQNSSEIILVGGPTASGKSALALDLARRENGVIINADSMQVYAGLPILTACPSAKDMKATSHRLYGVLDPSEKCSAERWRQMAVTEIEQTLAQGKKPVLVGGTGLYFKALTEGLAPVPAVPAEVQKRAVDQRRTMGPEAFHADLQRRDPVLGARLYPGDTQRVTRAWAVHEATGRPLSEWQAERHSIPPPEWRFRWIVLDPPREVLYDACNRRFEKMVEQGAVEEVRAFLQRGLDPSLPAMKAVGVRELAAFIAGEISLEEAIHRAQQATRNYAKRQVTWFKNQVAGGEVRRP; from the coding sequence GTGAAGCAGAACAGTTCTGAAATCATTCTGGTGGGAGGCCCGACGGCCAGCGGCAAATCCGCTCTGGCCCTGGACCTGGCGCGGCGCGAGAACGGTGTGATCATCAACGCTGACAGCATGCAGGTGTACGCGGGCCTGCCCATTCTCACTGCCTGTCCTTCTGCAAAAGACATGAAGGCTACTTCCCATCGTCTGTACGGGGTTCTGGATCCTTCTGAAAAATGCTCGGCCGAGCGGTGGCGACAGATGGCCGTGACGGAGATTGAACAGACCCTGGCGCAGGGCAAAAAACCCGTCCTGGTGGGCGGCACGGGCCTGTATTTCAAGGCCCTGACCGAGGGGCTGGCGCCGGTTCCGGCTGTGCCGGCAGAAGTTCAGAAACGGGCCGTGGACCAGCGCCGGACGATGGGACCAGAGGCTTTTCACGCGGACCTGCAGCGGCGTGATCCGGTGCTGGGTGCCCGGCTGTATCCCGGCGACACCCAGCGGGTAACCCGGGCCTGGGCAGTGCACGAGGCCACAGGCCGGCCCCTGTCGGAATGGCAGGCAGAAAGGCATTCGATCCCGCCACCGGAATGGCGGTTCCGGTGGATCGTTCTGGATCCTCCCCGCGAGGTGCTGTACGACGCCTGTAACCGGCGTTTCGAAAAAATGGTGGAGCAGGGAGCGGTCGAGGAAGTCCGCGCTTTCCTGCAGCGCGGCCTGGATCCGTCCCTGCCCGCCATGAAAGCCGTGGGAGTCCGTGAACTGGCGGCCTTCATCGCGGGAGAAATTTCCCTGGAAGAGGCAATCCACAGAGCGCAACAGGCCACGCGCAACTATGCAAAGCGCCAGGTGACGTGGTTTAAAAACCAGGTGGCAGGGGGAGAGGTAAGGCGGCCTTGA